In Acidisarcina polymorpha, the DNA window TCTCAGTCCATTCCGGTGGTGGTCGCAATGAGTTTTACTAGCCTCAACAAAGGAGCAGCTTCAGTGTTGACACTCACAGCTAGAAAGATCTATCGGGCTATAACTCTCATCTGTTTAGTTCACGCATTGGCCGCGTGGAGTTATCTCAGCAAAGGAAGATTTCGTAATGCCGTTTAAGGATAATAAAAGAGCGGTCTTGGTGGGCGAAACGAGCGCGGGTTCTAGTGGACAACCGATCACATTTCACTTTAATGCTGATCAGAGTGTTGCAGTTTCCGCGAAGACGGTCTATTTCCCTAATGGCTCACTGTTCGAGAGAGTTGGTATAACCCCGGATGTTGAAGCTTCTCCGAGTCTGGAAGATTTGAAAGCAGGTCGTGACACCATCTTGGACCGAGCGATTGCTTTAGCTAGAACGGCCAAACCATGAGAATCGCCCCGTGTCTGCCATGTCTAATTGGCCTGTATAGTTCTGATCGCGCCAGCGGAAGCCAAAGTGCAGATCCAAATCGATACCTCGAACGCGCACGCAGTTGAGTTGTTCAGGTTCACGTGGCAGTCTCCAACAAGGTGATCGCGAACCGTCGTAGCTCCTACTGTCAACAGTCTGTACACGATCCGCTGACTGATGCTGGTGATAGGCATATCGTCGAAGAACTTGCGTACGCCCGGAAGACGAGCATCGCCAGTACCGAAGTCGATAATGGTTCCGTCTCGGATGACGCTATCCCAACGGTTACCGTACCCGGACGAGAGAGTTTTAGAGACCGGTCCAGATACGGTGGATTGTCGCCTTCTTCGGTTGTGTTTGCTTAAACGTTTAACGGCGAACCTACTCGGCTTCGGTCAGCAAGTCGGGCTGATTCTCTTGCGGAATGCCGATGTGGATTCAGAAGGCACCCCCCACCACCTGCGTCGGTGAGGAAGATGCGCAGCAGGCAATCCTGACAGCATTGGACGGTAAGCAGTGTTTCGTTGTTCCTGACCGACTCTCGGCCGTCTCGCTCCTCTTGTCCCAGTGCACTACTCGTGTCCGGGATGTTGACCTCTGGCTGTGGGCGTATTGCGGCCACAGCTTTACAGTCTCGGTACAAGTCGTGGACCAATCGGCCGCGCCCGCACAGTTCCAACTTCGACTCTCTACCCGAATTCAGGCGTATCCACTTCTGAATGTCGGTTGCGAGTTCCTCTTTTCGCACGATTTCTGGATGCAAACGCCCAGAATAACTGCAGGCTGGGGCAGGTAAACATCCCGGTAACGGTTGAGTCATCATTCAGATCGCTTGGCCGCCAAACGCACTCGCACTCTTCGCACCAATGAACTACAGCAAGCGAGCTCGCATTTTCGATGTCGGACAAGGTAAATACTCCTAAGGTCTGGCATTTCGCCTGACGAAGATCGGGCTCGTAACCCGATTCGAGGCAAACGTCCTTCCGAAGAAACGGGCTTCGGCACCCTCGTTCACTGGTTCATATCGTGACGCACGGGCACAATCCTGACAGCGGTAAACCTAAATTACCCCTTCGTCGCTTTCTGATCGATTCACTGTCTGTATCAGCCCTGGTCGCAGTAGAAAAGTCGTGTCCTGGATGCTGGCTCCAACTGCGCTGTACTGCGGCCTCAGCGTCCCTGCTTCTGCACGTCGATGCAGCATTCTATCTAGCTGGATCATTGTTTCTCCCGCTTGCCAGAATGCGATTACCACGATAATCTCATAGGCATGAGGTATGACCTAAGCCACAAAGAAGCGAGCCGGCAACGCATCGTCGAAGCGGCCTCCCAGCGCTTTCGCCTGAATGGGGCAGAAGCTGTTCGGATCGCGGATGTCATGCAAATGACAGGCATGACCGTTGGTGGCTTCTACAAGCATTTCGAGAGCAAAGACGACCTGCTCGAAACCGCAGTTTCGGCAGCGCTTGAAACCGTTTCGGCGCGAATCACAACTCAGGTTGCGGGGCTCGGTCGATCGGAAGCTTTGCGAGCAGTGATCTCTTTTTACCTGAGTGAAGAGCATGTCAAGCATCCCGAGCTGGGGTGTGCGCTCGCGGCGTTGGGTACGGAGGTAGCCCACTTTCCGCCAAGGGTTCGCCGCGAGGTCAGCAAAGCACTCGACGCATACGCGGACCGACTCGCGTTCCTTATGCCCGGCGACACACCTGCTGCTCAAAGAGGTGCCTTCCTGATTCTGTTTCCTTCAATGGCCGGTTGCGTGATGACCGCACGCGCTCACAAAGGTTCGAGCACAAGAGCAGAGATCCTCGCGGGTGCCCGTTCGTTCTTCATATCAGCTTTCTGCTCTCCCGCAACGAAAGGACCCTCCCAGTGAATACAGCAAGGTTGCAGAAGCGTTACGGACCGTGGGCAGTGATCACCGGCAGTTCGGACGGAATCGGGAAGGCATTCGCTAAGCAACTCGCCGCAGCGAAGTTGAACGTAGTTCTCATCGCACGTAGGGCGGCAGTGCTCGAACAGGTGGCCGAAGACCTTAGAAAGGAATACAGTGTCGACGTTCGCGTGGTCGGCGCCGATCTTTCCAAAGCAGAAGGCCTCCTCGCAGTCGATGAGCAGACGCGGGATCTAGACGTAGGGCTTTTTGTCGCTTCTGCAGGCTTTGGAACTTCTGGTCCCGTTCTTCAAGCAGACCTGGACGTCGAACACGAGATGCTCGAAGTGAACTGCTTCGCGCTGCTGCACGGTTGCGTAGTGTTCGGCAATCGACTCCGTCAGCGTCGAGCGCCCGGCGGTCTGATACTCATGTCCTCGCTTGTCGGTTGGCAGGGGACACCTCTGTCGGCGAACTACGCAGCGACCAAGGCCTATGTTCAATCGTTAGCTGAATCGTTGCGCATCGAATTGAAACCTGCGGGAATCGATGTGCTCGCGTCAGCGCCCGGACCAGTGCATAGCGGATTTGCTGCGCGCGCCGACATGGTGATGAGCGCGGCTGTCACGCCCGAGGCTGTCGCGAAAGCAACTTTAGCTGCACTGGGAAGACGAGCGACGGTGATCCCCGGCGCCTTGAGCAAAGTACTTACTTGGTCTTTGCTGCCTCTTCCGCGGGCCATACGCGCTCAGATCATGGGCAAAGTTATGGGCGGTATGACGAAGCATCAACAGCCTCAGGCGGCCAAGTGAATTCCGCCGCTTATAACCCGCCGACCGTTCGCCACGCTCTGCTGAGTTGGGGGTTGAAGCGGCTCTCCCGAAAGCGCGAGAAGATGTTCGCGGAGTTCGAAGGGTGGAACCCTGATTGGCTTTCTTACAAGCCTTCTGAGCACGGCTGGTCTGTGCTCCAAGTGCTGGACCATCTTGCTCGATCAGAGGGCGCGGTTCGTATCCTTGGCGAGCAACAGACGGAGAGAGCGGATAGCCGAATACATCTGGTGGAACGTCTTCGCTTACTGCGATTCAAGCTTCTCCTGCGCCTCCCTGTGAAGATCAGCGTTCCGAGAAGTCTAGCCATTGTCTCTCCCGAGACGCCTGAATCTCTGGAAGCTGTAACGGCTTTCTGGCGAAATGAACACGCCCTGCTTGAGGAGTTCGTCGCTATTGCGTGCCCTGCAAGCTTAGGGACTTCGGTTCTGCGACATCCCGCTGTCGGAAGGGTGAGCCTTAGCGGCGTGTCCGGCTTCCTCCTGGCTCATTTGGCTCACCACCAATATCAACTCTGGAGAGTTCGCTTCATTGTGTCGGAGGTCTTCCTGTAGCGATGAGCACCGTGTGGATAACAGTGGAGCCGGAGATGAAGGCGGTGTCTGCGTCCGAATCTGCACTGAACCCGTGGCTGATCGCGGTCACAGTGACGTTGGCGACCTTCATGGAGTTGCTGGATACATCGATCGCCAACGTGTCCCT includes these proteins:
- a CDS encoding SDR family NAD(P)-dependent oxidoreductase → MNTARLQKRYGPWAVITGSSDGIGKAFAKQLAAAKLNVVLIARRAAVLEQVAEDLRKEYSVDVRVVGADLSKAEGLLAVDEQTRDLDVGLFVASAGFGTSGPVLQADLDVEHEMLEVNCFALLHGCVVFGNRLRQRRAPGGLILMSSLVGWQGTPLSANYAATKAYVQSLAESLRIELKPAGIDVLASAPGPVHSGFAARADMVMSAAVTPEAVAKATLAALGRRATVIPGALSKVLTWSLLPLPRAIRAQIMGKVMGGMTKHQQPQAAK
- a CDS encoding DinB family protein, producing the protein MNSAAYNPPTVRHALLSWGLKRLSRKREKMFAEFEGWNPDWLSYKPSEHGWSVLQVLDHLARSEGAVRILGEQQTERADSRIHLVERLRLLRFKLLLRLPVKISVPRSLAIVSPETPESLEAVTAFWRNEHALLEEFVAIACPASLGTSVLRHPAVGRVSLSGVSGFLLAHLAHHQYQLWRVRFIVSEVFL
- a CDS encoding TetR/AcrR family transcriptional regulator, with protein sequence MRYDLSHKEASRQRIVEAASQRFRLNGAEAVRIADVMQMTGMTVGGFYKHFESKDDLLETAVSAALETVSARITTQVAGLGRSEALRAVISFYLSEEHVKHPELGCALAALGTEVAHFPPRVRREVSKALDAYADRLAFLMPGDTPAAQRGAFLILFPSMAGCVMTARAHKGSSTRAEILAGARSFFISAFCSPATKGPSQ
- a CDS encoding S41 family peptidase gives rise to the protein MSAKEDFVMPFKDNKRAVLVGETSAGSSGQPITFHFNADQSVAVSAKTVYFPNGSLFERVGITPDVEASPSLEDLKAGRDTILDRAIALARTAKP